In one Streptomyces marincola genomic region, the following are encoded:
- a CDS encoding DUF397 domain-containing protein, producing MAATETPEEIAARKEREKDELYSLDISGVEWLSAPGGPEDEKVEIAYLPGGGVGMRNSKDPDTVLRFTAAEWEAFVLGARDGEFDIDVPDSQTR from the coding sequence ATGGCCGCCACCGAGACACCGGAAGAGATCGCCGCGCGGAAGGAACGCGAGAAGGACGAGCTGTACTCGCTCGACATTTCGGGCGTGGAGTGGCTGAGCGCGCCGGGCGGGCCCGAGGACGAGAAGGTGGAGATCGCGTACCTGCCCGGTGGGGGCGTGGGCATGCGGAATTCCAAGGACCCCGACACCGTGCTGCGGTTCACGGCCGCGGAGTGGGAGGCGTTCGTCCTGGGCGCACGGGACGGGGAGTTCGACATCGACGTGCCGGACTCGCAGACCCGGTAG